The segment CCGGTAGGGAGCCTGGAATAGCTTTGGCTCAGTTGAAGTGACGCAGTTCCAGCGTAGGGTATGCAGGTAAGCTGAGAATAAGCGCGGATTGTCAAAACCCCGATTTGCAATCGCCTGCCACGATGTCGCACCCACAATTTCTGCGTCTAGCTCCCTTTCCCAAAGAACTTCTAAGGCTTCTCCTAAAGCATCGTCATCCAAACAGGATAGGCGCACCAAAGTATCTTGATTAGAAGAGGGTTTTGGCATTACTTCTTCTATCAGGTACTGGCGGGAGCGCACGCGCACAATTTGTCCGGCTTCAAGCGTTGTCATTGCGATTTGCCAACTTTATTTTCTCGACTCCTACACCCGCTGCCATTCTTAAAACGTGACTCTTGAGGATAGTTTCACGTTGCCAATTTGTATTATTTTTGATTGACTTAGCATTTTTTACTCACTCTACTAAGTTGCTTTAAAAGTTATCTGATGGCGATCTTTCGAGCAATCCACTGAAATAGACTTCCGATAACAAATCCAATTCTCAAACTCTAAAATTACAGTGATTTTTTTACCAAGTCCTGGCCTCAAGTTCCATTTTGCTCTAGGGCTTCTCTGGCCGACTGAGCTGGTTTGGGGCATTAGGAAAGTCTTCTATGTTGAGTTTTTAAGGTGTAGCAATATAACCAATTTTTTAAATAAAGATGCCATATTAGGGGAGATACCTAAAGTTGTAAATTATCTAGTTGCAATTACCGTTATGGCATAGCTTTCTTTTACTTTAATTCCCTCATGTTTTCTAGTAAAATTTTGCGTTTTTACAAGCGTGTTTCTAAAGCTTTAGATGTAATAAACTTATTTGGTCGCTGTTATTTCCCCAAGTGTTTTAATAACTCTTGCCCTCCCTCTCCCAACTGATGCGCTTGCTGCTCAATTATCTGCATTGCCAAAGGTGAGGGGGTAGAGTGACCGTTTTCCCACCGATTCAACGTTGAAAAAGATACGCCCAGCTTTGCCGCAAATTGTTCCTGAGTCAGCCCTGCATTAATTCGCAACTGGCGCATCAGATTACCGAGTTCTGGCTGCTTTACTGAGAGCATGGAGGATGAGATTACCTAATAATGTGTAAGCTAACATAGCAATTGCTATAGCATCCGAAATGTTTTTTATCTTCACAATTGGATGGTAAGTACACTACCACCCCGGCAATATATCAAAATTTCATAGTGCCAAGTGATCTCGATCGCATTTGAGCGCAACCGGCCATCACCTTAATCAGGAACAGAGATCGCAAGAAAAGCCGGGAATGATCATCATTGCGAAGCTTTGAGAATCACCTTGCACAATGGGAAAACCGGCGATTATAAAGGTGTCGAGTTCAAACCAACTCCATGCCTCAAGTCAACCTCCTCCCCGGCGCAATCTCTGAAATCCTCGCAACTGTTACCGACACTCACAACATTACGAAGGCTGACCGCTATGGATTGCTGGCTGCGCTGCTGGATGAATCAATTCCTTCTGAAGATTTGAGCGCCATTGACCGGCTGCTATACTCTCTACGTCGAGGTCGGATTCAAATGACTAATGAACTGTCTGTTGTGATGTAAGCCGGCACTAAAGGTGGAGAACTTGCAGAACTCGACAATCAAGCAAGCCTCTGCTAACGTGTGAAAACTTCACAACTTTACTGCCAGCAATTCACCCCACTGCCGGTTTTATCTTTGAGCTAATTGATTGTAAATCCCGAATTTTCAAACACCAGCAGCAAGCCAGGGAAAAGGGCACACCACAGCAAGGGATGTTGTTAGACCTCTGCGATTTTCTCCGATCATGGCTCTAAATGACTGTCCCAATCAATCCTTCAGTACGCTCTCACCACTGAATCCGCGCACAGTCGCTTGGTTTTAGATAACCATTTTTATGTCACTGCATTCTCCTAGCTGATAAGACGAATTAGCTGAAAATATAAGCAGCCATGTTCTTGAGTTACAAATGTAGTATAAAAATACAATATGTGACATACTGGTAGGAATACAACATTTACCCTACAACTCAAGGAGGACGCAAAAATGCCTATGCACATGATCTCCGCTCAACAGCAAGAGGTTATCTATCTTTTCATTGATGGAGGTTACTTTAAAAAAACTTGCATAGAAAAGGT is part of the Microcoleus sp. FACHB-672 genome and harbors:
- a CDS encoding helix-turn-helix domain-containing protein yields the protein MLSVKQPELGNLMRQLRINAGLTQEQFAAKLGVSFSTLNRWENGHSTPSPLAMQIIEQQAHQLGEGGQELLKHLGK